Proteins from a single region of Cyanobium sp. Tous-M-B4:
- the mnmA gene encoding tRNA 2-thiouridine(34) synthase MnmA: MMGALPPAVCPLPAPVASSAFVPPASTPAGQAALERLRAWPGEHRVAVGLSGGVDSSLTAALLVEAGWQVEGLTLWLMSGKGACCAEGLVDAAGICEQLGVPHHVVDFREHFQAQIVDFLVQGYQAGVTPLPCSRCNREVKFGPMLQWAESERSIGRLATGHYARVRHGANSDNGRHQLLRGLDSQKDQSYFLYDLPQEALGRLVFPLGELTKADTRLEAERHGLRTAQKPESQDLCLADHHGSMKAFLDAYLPPRQGQIVLTDGTVVGEHDGIEHFTIGQRKGLGVAWSEPLHVVRLDGAMNQVVVAPRAGAARGEALVGAVNWVSIEPPTAPMELAVQVRYRSAPEPARLIPLPATDADSAALRPHRVRLEFAEEQFSITPGQAAVFYAGEMLLGGGLIQS; the protein is encoded by the coding sequence ATGATGGGAGCACTACCGCCAGCTGTCTGCCCTTTGCCTGCTCCAGTGGCTTCTTCCGCTTTTGTGCCGCCTGCCTCGACGCCGGCTGGTCAGGCCGCTTTAGAGCGGCTGCGGGCCTGGCCCGGGGAGCATCGCGTTGCGGTGGGACTCTCGGGTGGCGTTGACAGCTCCTTGACGGCAGCCCTGCTGGTGGAAGCTGGCTGGCAGGTGGAGGGCCTCACCTTGTGGCTGATGAGTGGCAAGGGTGCCTGCTGCGCCGAGGGCCTGGTGGATGCAGCCGGCATCTGCGAGCAGCTAGGTGTGCCCCACCACGTGGTGGATTTTCGCGAGCACTTCCAGGCCCAGATCGTTGATTTTCTGGTGCAGGGCTATCAGGCCGGCGTTACGCCGCTGCCTTGCTCTCGTTGCAATCGGGAGGTGAAATTTGGGCCGATGCTCCAGTGGGCTGAAAGCGAGCGGAGCATCGGCCGGCTCGCCACGGGCCATTACGCCAGGGTGCGCCATGGCGCCAATAGCGACAACGGCCGTCACCAGCTGTTGCGCGGCTTAGACAGCCAGAAGGATCAGAGCTACTTCCTCTACGACCTACCCCAGGAGGCCCTGGGCCGGTTGGTGTTTCCCCTCGGCGAGCTCACCAAGGCCGACACTCGGCTTGAGGCGGAGCGCCATGGCCTGCGTACGGCCCAGAAGCCCGAGAGCCAGGACCTCTGCCTGGCCGATCACCACGGCTCGATGAAGGCCTTTCTCGATGCCTATCTGCCGCCGCGCCAGGGTCAGATCGTGCTTACCGATGGCACGGTGGTGGGCGAGCACGACGGCATTGAGCACTTCACGATCGGCCAGCGCAAGGGCCTGGGGGTGGCCTGGAGTGAGCCCTTGCATGTAGTGCGCCTCGATGGCGCGATGAACCAGGTGGTGGTGGCACCCCGCGCTGGTGCGGCCAGGGGCGAAGCGTTGGTGGGGGCGGTGAATTGGGTGTCGATCGAGCCACCTACGGCGCCCATGGAGCTGGCGGTGCAGGTGCGTTACCGCAGTGCACCCGAGCCGGCTCGGCTGATTCCCTTGCCCGCCACCGACGCAGATAGCGCAGCCCTGCGGCCCCACCGGGTGCGGTTGGAGTTTGCTGAGGAGCAGTTTTCGATCACGCCTGGTCAGGCGGCGGTGTTTTACGCCGGGGAGATGCTGCTCGGTGGAGGCTTGATTCAGTCCTGA